From the Paenibacillus sp. MMS20-IR301 genome, the window AAGCCGAGTTCCCCTTCCGCCTCCAGCTTCGCCGAGATTTCCACTTCCCCTTCTTCCGTGAACTTGACGGCATTGCCGACAAGATTGACCAGAATTTGCCGCAGACGGTTCTCATCCGTAATTACAAGTCCCGGGATTGCGGGATCTGCGTCACTGCGGAGTATCAGATCCTTCTCTTTAACCCGCGGATAAAACAGCTCACAGACGCCCTGAATCACTTGCCGGATATCAACCGGCTGCAGGTCCAGTGTCATCATGCCAGATTCGATTTTGCTGAAATCCAGCACTTCGTTCAGAATATGGAGCAGCGCGCCGCCGCTTTTATTAATAATCTGCGTGTAGTATTGCTGCTCTTCTGACAGCTCTGTTCCCGACAGCAGATCAGCCATACCAATGATCCCGTTCATCGGGGTGCGCAGCTCGTGGCTCATAATGGCCAGGAATTCAGATTTGGCCCGGTCGGCCTGCTCGGCAGATTCCTTGGCCCGCACTATAGCCTTCTCCTCGGTAATATCACGGAATACGACTACAGCACCTTTATGCTCCCCGTTATCGTACAAGGCAGTCATCCGGTATTTGACCAGGAAGCTGGAGCCGTCCTGCCGCCAGAATATTCCTTCCTGCTCCTCATAGGCATGCTGGCCCAGGAGGAATTCCGTCATCATGCTGCGTCCACCCGGGAACATTTCCCCGTCCGTCCAGGTCTGGGCAATCGTATAGAGCTTGATGTTACCGGCCAGCTCACCCGGTTCATACCCCAGCATCACCGCAGCCGCAGGATTAATGAATACCGTCTCCCCGGCCAGATTGATGCCGAAAATCCCTTCAGACACAGAGTTCAAGATCAGGGCATGCTCGTAGCTGAGCTTCTCGATCTGTTCCAGATGGCGTTTGCGCTCTGTTATATCGCTGGTAATCGCAAATACTCCGACCACCCGGCTGTCCATCAGAATCGGCACATAAATCATGCTGACATCCACCCTCTGCCCGTCCCGGCGGATCACCTTAGTCTCAAAGGTCTGGGCGGTCCCCCCGGCAGCCGCAACAAAACGCTCATTCACAAACTCCTGCTCATCCTGTTCAATAATCTCACTGTAGCTTGAATACAGCAGGGTATCCCGGGAATAGCCCGTCAGCTGCTGCAGGCTGGCATTCAGTGACTGGATGCTGCCTGCAAGATCCATTGCGCTGATGGCGGAAGGATTATATTCAAACAGCGACTTGTAGCGGTTCTCACTTTCCAGCATCTTCAGCTCATATTGCCTGCGCTCGGATATATTCCGCGTAACCCCGACCATCTCTGTAATCCCGGGGGTTCCTGTCTCCGTATGACGCAGCGTGGTTTCGACCCACAAATAAGTACCCTCTTTGCATAAAAAACGGAATACTACCGGCTCCAGCTGCTGCCCCTGCTTGCTTCTGTCCAGAAACTCCTGCACGCGGGTGTAGTCATCCGCATGAATATAATCCATCCCGCTTGTACCGACCATTTCCTCCGGGGTATACCCGAACATCTGCAGACATATTGGCGAGGCATACAGATAGGTTGCTTTTTTATCCGTCGCATTGCGTGAGATGAAATCCTGGGAATTCTCCGAGATCAGGCGGTAATTCCGCTCGCTGACCCGCAGCTGGTCCTCCATCCGGTGGCGCTCCGTTACATCCTGTACAATCCCCCTGATCTGCAGGATTTTACCCGAGGCATCGAGAATGACTTCCCAGTGAGCATAAATCACCTTACGGCCGCCGCTGCAGCCTGCAATCCGGAAGACAGCTTCCCCCTTATTGCCTGACTGCAATGTATAATGCAGCTCCTCACGCAGCGCCGCGAGATCCTCCGGAACCACGCATGCCAGCAACTGCCCGTATTCAATAACAGTATGATTAGCGCTGCTTCCGCCCAGCTCAAAGATAACCCGCAGCTGCCGGGAGACTGTCAGCTTCTTGCCAACCGAATCCCATTCCCACGACCCCATCTGTCCAAGCTCCTGCGCGGAAGCCAGCATCTCCTCATACTTCTTCCGCTCTGTAATATCACGGGCGATGGTCAGCACCTGTATGACTTCACCCTCGCTGTTGCGCATGACTTGAAATGAGCTTTCAATCCAGACATAGCGGCCGTCTTTATGCCTGGCCCGGCGGGTAAACACATCGCTGTCCGAGTAGAGCTTCCCCTTCTCTGTCATCTCGAGGGCATCCTCTTCGTGGTAGTAATCCGGCCGCTTGCTGCCGATCATCTCACTGGCGGAATATCCCATAAGCGTCTCTACAGAAGGGGATACATACCGCAGCGTCCCGTCCGGATCGGCAAAGGAGATCATATCGGGCGTATTTTGCGTAATCAGCTTGTAGAGATGATGGTCCTCCTCAATCTTCTTCTCTGCCGCCTTGCGCGCGGTAATATCCTTCATCTCCACAATCAATTGGGACGGTTCTCCGGTCAAATCATCAAACATCAGGAAAATATGCAGCGCAACCCAGATAATCTCCCCGTCCTTGCGCACAAACCGTTTTTCTTTATCTACAGCCGCACCCGGGCTGCGCAGCAGTGCCTTCATTATCAGCCCGTGATCCGCGGTATGCCCGTCTTCCGGGTAGGCGATATCCAGATAACCCAGCTTCTTAAGCTCATCCTCCGCATACCCAAACATCCCGCAGAAGGCAGGATTGGCCATAAGCATAGTACCATCATCAACAGATACCACTGCAAATCCTATGGAGGACCGCAAATACAAGTGTTTGAAAAGTATATCGGACAAGGCCAAAGCCTCCTCTGTAAGTGGAAACGGCTACGCCGTCCTTAAGGGACGGTATCCGTTTCAGCGAGAAATAGAAGGATAAATTATAAACAGTATACCTTTTTTTCGGCAATTATGCTTCAGACCTGAAGCCTGTTCTCTCGCCTCCATAGTTCCGCTGCAAAAAAATAAACCGCCTTAGTCGTTTTCACGACATCAAGGCGGTTGTTATAAGATGTAATCTGTCAGTCCAGTCTCCGGCGCGGCAGCCAGGCGGCACAGAATACGGCAAGAGCCAGCGACAGGCCGGCCAGCAGCCACTTATCGTTA encodes:
- a CDS encoding PAS domain S-box protein, with amino-acid sequence MSDILFKHLYLRSSIGFAVVSVDDGTMLMANPAFCGMFGYAEDELKKLGYLDIAYPEDGHTADHGLIMKALLRSPGAAVDKEKRFVRKDGEIIWVALHIFLMFDDLTGEPSQLIVEMKDITARKAAEKKIEEDHHLYKLITQNTPDMISFADPDGTLRYVSPSVETLMGYSASEMIGSKRPDYYHEEDALEMTEKGKLYSDSDVFTRRARHKDGRYVWIESSFQVMRNSEGEVIQVLTIARDITERKKYEEMLASAQELGQMGSWEWDSVGKKLTVSRQLRVIFELGGSSANHTVIEYGQLLACVVPEDLAALREELHYTLQSGNKGEAVFRIAGCSGGRKVIYAHWEVILDASGKILQIRGIVQDVTERHRMEDQLRVSERNYRLISENSQDFISRNATDKKATYLYASPICLQMFGYTPEEMVGTSGMDYIHADDYTRVQEFLDRSKQGQQLEPVVFRFLCKEGTYLWVETTLRHTETGTPGITEMVGVTRNISERRQYELKMLESENRYKSLFEYNPSAISAMDLAGSIQSLNASLQQLTGYSRDTLLYSSYSEIIEQDEQEFVNERFVAAAGGTAQTFETKVIRRDGQRVDVSMIYVPILMDSRVVGVFAITSDITERKRHLEQIEKLSYEHALILNSVSEGIFGINLAGETVFINPAAAVMLGYEPGELAGNIKLYTIAQTWTDGEMFPGGRSMMTEFLLGQHAYEEQEGIFWRQDGSSFLVKYRMTALYDNGEHKGAVVVFRDITEEKAIVRAKESAEQADRAKSEFLAIMSHELRTPMNGIIGMADLLSGTELSEEQQYYTQIINKSGGALLHILNEVLDFSKIESGMMTLDLQPVDIRQVIQGVCELFYPRVKEKDLILRSDADPAIPGLVITDENRLRQILVNLVGNAVKFTEEGEVEISAKLEAEGELGLLVLKFVVRDTGIGIPQGSQSLLFQSFSQLHPSINRKYGGTGLGLAISKKLAELLGGTIGVDSSEGEGSEFYFTIEVMSAGEAPGHHARAGAVSADEYKNGIFETEVPEGQYGPLSILIAEDHPVNQQLLRAYLLKRGYAADVVQNGKLAAEAVLARNYDLVFMDIQMPVMDGIEATGVIREEKGLSPVIIAATAFARKEDKEMCLRAGMQDFISKPIRTEELDRVLREWSANLRI